One part of the Homo sapiens chromosome 19, GRCh38.p14 Primary Assembly genome encodes these proteins:
- the IGFL4 gene encoding insulin growth factor-like family member 4 isoform X1 → MVPRISAAIFIFELLGSNSEGVTDLRLWLCQPAPRCGEWTYNPLEQCCDDGVILDLNQTRLCGSSCTFWPCFQHCCLESLGSQNQTVVRFKVPGMKPDCKSSPITRICAQEYHPKSPVSRSDLI, encoded by the exons ATGGTGCCCAGAATTTCTG CTGCCATCTTCATTTTTGAACTTTTGGGTTCAAACTCAGAAGGAGTCACAG ATCTTAGACTGTGGCTATGCCAGCCAGCGCCCAGGTGCGGGGAGTGGACCTACAACCCCTTGGAGCAGTGCTGTGATGACGGTGTCATCCTAGACTTGAACCAGACCCGGCTCTGCGGCTCCAGCTGCACCTTCTGGCCCTGCTTCCAGCACTGCTGCCTGGAGTCTTTGGGCTCTCAGAACCAGACAGTTGTGAGGTTCAAGGTCCCAGGCATGAAGCCAGATTGCAAGTCCTCCCCTATCACCAGGATCTGTGCCCAG GAATACCACCCAAAAAGCCCTGTGTCAAGATCTGACCTCATCTAG